The Equus caballus isolate H_3958 breed thoroughbred chromosome 12, TB-T2T, whole genome shotgun sequence genome contains a region encoding:
- the OR6Q3 gene encoding olfactory receptor family 6 subfamily Q member 3, giving the protein MQTHTPNWTQVTEFVMMGFAGVHETHILFFSLFPTMYLFILVENLVIILVVGLDHQLYRSMYFFLMHLSCLEIWYISVTVPKILAGVVGMRGEKNILFAGCLFQLFIFTFLGATECFLLSAMAYDHYVAIYMPPQYGALVSRGTCIHLEAACWLVSFLIPTWPIYLMSQLTFCCPNVVDHFFCDASPLLALSCSDVILKETIDFLVSLAVLLASSAVIAVSYGNIVWTLLHICSAADSWKAFSTCAAHLSVASLFYGTLLCMYVQSKVASFINFSKVVILLLHCHANAQLSHL; this is encoded by the coding sequence ATGCAGACACATACCCCAAACTGGACCCAGGTAACAGAGTTTGTCATGATGGGCTTTGCTGGGGTGCATGAAACACACATcctcttcttttcacttttccCCACCATGTACCTGTTCATCTTGGTGGAGAACTTGGTCATCATCTTAGTGGTGGGTTTGGACCACCAGCTATATAGatccatgtatttcttcctgatGCACTTGTCTTGCCTTGAAATCTGGTACATTTCAGTCACAGTGCCTAAGATTCTGGCTGGTGTAGTTGGGATGCGTGGGGAAAAGAATATCTTGTTTGCTGGCTGCCTGTTTCAGCTCTTCATCTTCACCTTCCTTGGGGCAACTGAGTGTTTCCTACTgtctgccatggcctatgaccacTATGTGGCCATTTATATGCCTCCCCAATATGGGGCCTTGGTGTCTAGGGGCACCTGCATCCATCTGGAAGCTGCTTGTTGGCTGGTGAGCTTCCTCATACCTACTTGGCCCATCTACCTCATGTCCCAGCTGACATTTTGTTGCCCCAATGTCGttgaccacttcttctgtgatgCGTCACCCCTGCTTGCCTTGTCCTGTTCAGATGTCATCCTAAAGGAGACCATAGACTTCCTGGTCTCTCTGGCTGTGCTCCTGGCCTCCTCTGCAGTCATTGCTGTGTCCTATGGCAACATTGTCTGGACACTGCTGCACATATGCTCAGCTGCAGACAGCTGGAAGGCCTTCTCCACTTGTGCAGCTCACCTGAGTGTAGCGAGCCTCTTCTATGGCACACTTCTCTGTATGTACGTCCAGAGCAAAGTGGCCTCTTTCATCAACTTCAGCAAGGTGGTGATTCTTCTACTCCATTGTCATGCCAATGCTCAACTCTCTCATCTATAG